One region of Acidovorax sp. T1 genomic DNA includes:
- the ppsA gene encoding phosphoenolpyruvate synthase produces MSALFSPTALVVPFENLRMTDVEAVGGKNASLGEMISQLPHGVRVPTGFATTAHAFREFLAFEGLADRISAKLAALDTEDVRALATVGAEIRAMVEAQPFPADLQKAIAEAFATLSEGNPEASFAVRSSATAEDLPDASFAGQQETFLNVHGIDEVLHKMKEVFASLYNDRAISYRVHKGFAHDVVALSAGVQRMVRSDLGAAGVMFTIDTESGFEDVVFITSSYGLGETVVQGAVNPDEFYVHKPMLKLGKKSVIRRNLGSKLIQMVFATPEEKAQTGKLIKTIDVPTEQRNRYSLTDADVELLAHYAVVIEQHYGRPMDIEWGKDGTDGQLYILQARPETVKSQAKGQAELRYKLKGHGAVLAEGRAIGQKIGTGPVRIVHNISEMDKVQPGDVLVTDMTDPNWEPVMKRASAIVTNRGGRTCHAAIIARELGIPAVVGCGDATERLKDGTLVTVSCSEGDTGRIYDGLLETEVTEVQRGEMPAIQTKIMMNVGNPQLAFDFAQLPNEGVGLARLEFIINNNIGVHPKAILDYPNIDNDLKKAVESVARGHASPRAFYVDKVAEGVATIAAAFWPKPVIVRLSDFKSNEYRKLIGGSRYEPEEENPMLGFRGAARYISADFGEAFAMECEALKRVRNDMGLTNVQVMVPFVRTLGQAERVTKLLAQHGLQRGKDDLKVIMMCEVPSNAILAERFLEFFDGFSIGSNDLTQLTLGLDRDSGLELLAQDFDERDPAVEALIHQAIKACLAQGKYIGICGQGPSDHPDFAQWLAKEGISSISLNPDSVIATWQQLAR; encoded by the coding sequence ATGTCTGCACTTTTCAGCCCGACCGCCCTGGTCGTTCCGTTTGAAAACCTGAGAATGACCGACGTCGAGGCGGTAGGCGGCAAAAACGCCTCCCTCGGCGAAATGATCTCGCAGCTGCCGCACGGCGTGCGCGTGCCCACGGGCTTTGCCACCACGGCCCACGCGTTCCGCGAATTTTTGGCCTTTGAGGGCCTGGCCGACCGGATCAGCGCCAAGCTGGCCGCGCTCGACACCGAAGACGTGCGTGCCCTGGCCACCGTGGGCGCCGAGATCCGTGCCATGGTCGAGGCCCAGCCTTTCCCGGCCGACCTGCAAAAGGCCATAGCCGAAGCCTTTGCCACCCTGTCCGAAGGCAACCCCGAAGCCAGCTTTGCCGTGCGCTCGTCCGCCACGGCGGAAGATTTGCCCGACGCATCTTTTGCCGGCCAGCAGGAAACCTTTTTGAACGTGCATGGCATCGACGAAGTGCTGCACAAAATGAAGGAGGTTTTTGCCAGCCTCTACAACGACCGCGCCATCAGCTACCGCGTGCACAAGGGTTTTGCGCACGACGTGGTGGCCCTGTCGGCCGGCGTGCAGCGCATGGTGCGCTCCGACCTGGGCGCGGCCGGCGTGATGTTCACCATCGACACCGAATCGGGCTTTGAAGACGTGGTGTTCATCACCAGCAGCTACGGCCTGGGCGAAACCGTGGTGCAGGGCGCCGTGAACCCTGACGAGTTCTATGTGCACAAGCCCATGCTCAAGCTGGGCAAAAAGTCGGTGATCCGCCGCAACCTGGGCTCCAAGCTGATCCAGATGGTGTTTGCGACGCCCGAGGAAAAGGCGCAGACCGGCAAGCTCATCAAGACCATCGACGTGCCCACCGAGCAGCGCAACCGCTATTCGCTCACCGATGCCGATGTCGAGCTGCTGGCGCACTATGCCGTGGTGATCGAGCAGCACTATGGCCGCCCCATGGACATCGAGTGGGGCAAGGACGGCACCGACGGCCAGCTTTACATCCTGCAGGCGCGCCCCGAAACGGTGAAGAGCCAGGCCAAGGGCCAGGCCGAGTTGCGCTACAAGCTCAAGGGCCATGGCGCCGTGCTGGCCGAAGGCCGTGCCATTGGCCAGAAGATCGGCACCGGCCCGGTCCGCATCGTGCACAACATCAGCGAGATGGACAAGGTGCAGCCCGGCGATGTGCTGGTGACCGACATGACCGACCCCAACTGGGAGCCCGTGATGAAGCGCGCCAGCGCCATCGTCACCAACCGCGGTGGCCGCACCTGCCACGCCGCCATCATTGCGCGCGAGCTGGGCATTCCGGCGGTGGTGGGCTGTGGCGACGCGACCGAGCGCCTGAAAGACGGCACCTTGGTCACGGTAAGCTGCTCTGAAGGCGACACCGGCCGCATCTACGACGGCCTGCTCGAAACCGAGGTCACCGAGGTGCAGCGCGGCGAGATGCCCGCCATCCAAACCAAGATCATGATGAACGTGGGCAACCCCCAGCTGGCGTTTGACTTTGCCCAGCTGCCCAACGAGGGCGTGGGCCTGGCGCGGCTCGAGTTCATCATCAACAACAACATTGGTGTGCACCCCAAGGCGATCCTCGATTATCCGAACATCGACAACGACCTGAAAAAGGCCGTGGAATCGGTGGCCCGCGGCCATGCAAGCCCGCGCGCTTTTTACGTGGACAAGGTCGCCGAAGGCGTGGCCACCATCGCCGCCGCCTTCTGGCCCAAGCCCGTCATCGTGCGCCTGTCGGACTTCAAGAGCAATGAATACCGCAAGCTGATTGGCGGCAGCCGCTACGAGCCCGAGGAAGAAAACCCGATGCTGGGCTTTCGCGGCGCGGCGCGCTACATCAGCGCAGACTTCGGCGAAGCCTTTGCCATGGAGTGCGAGGCTTTGAAGCGCGTGCGCAACGACATGGGCCTGACCAACGTGCAGGTGATGGTGCCCTTTGTGCGCACGCTGGGCCAGGCCGAGCGCGTGACCAAGCTGCTGGCCCAGCACGGCCTGCAGCGTGGCAAGGACGATCTCAAGGTCATCATGATGTGCGAAGTGCCCAGCAACGCCATCCTGGCCGAGCGCTTTCTGGAGTTCTTCGACGGCTTCTCGATCGGCTCCAACGACCTGACCCAGCTCACCCTGGGCCTGGACCGCGACTCGGGCCTGGAGCTGCTGGCGCAAGACTTTGACGAGCGCGACCCGGCCGTGGAAGCACTGATCCACCAGGCCATCAAGGCCTGCCTGGCCCAGGGCAAGTACATCGGCATCTGCGGCCAGGGCCCCAGCGACCACCCTGACTTTGCGCAGTGGCTGGCCAAGGAAGGCATCTCGTCGATTTCGCTCAATCCCGACAGCGTGATCGCCACCTGGCAGCAACTCGCACGCTGA
- the ppsR gene encoding posphoenolpyruvate synthetase regulatory kinase/phosphorylase PpsR — MHSRTVFFVSDGTGITAETFGNAILAQFELAPRRVRLPFVDTEDKAHQAVRQINHTAELEGKKPIVFTTLVNMEVLKVIQEGCKGMLLDMFGTFVHPLEQELGVKSHHRVGRFSDVSRSKEYTDRIEAINFSLAHDDGQSHRDLAGADVILVGVSRSGKTPTSLYLAMQHGLKAANYPLIPEDFDRRQLPPALMEFRKKIFGLTISPERLSEIRTERRPDSRYASLQNCRHEVAEAEAMMRRAGIRWLSTTTKSIEEIATTILQELQPDRLVY; from the coding sequence ATGCACTCACGCACCGTATTCTTTGTGTCAGACGGCACCGGCATCACCGCCGAAACCTTCGGCAACGCCATCCTGGCCCAGTTCGAACTGGCACCGCGGCGCGTTCGCCTGCCGTTCGTGGACACCGAGGACAAGGCCCACCAGGCCGTGCGCCAGATCAACCACACCGCCGAGCTGGAGGGCAAGAAACCCATCGTTTTCACCACGCTGGTGAACATGGAGGTACTCAAGGTCATCCAGGAGGGCTGCAAAGGCATGCTGCTCGACATGTTTGGCACCTTCGTGCACCCGCTGGAACAAGAGCTGGGGGTCAAGTCGCACCACCGGGTTGGTCGTTTCAGCGACGTGAGCCGCAGCAAGGAATACACCGACCGCATCGAGGCCATCAATTTCAGCCTGGCGCACGACGATGGTCAAAGCCATCGTGACCTGGCGGGCGCCGACGTGATCCTGGTCGGCGTAAGCCGCAGCGGCAAGACCCCCACCAGCCTCTACCTGGCCATGCAGCATGGCCTCAAAGCCGCCAACTACCCGCTGATCCCCGAAGACTTCGACCGCCGCCAGCTGCCACCCGCACTGATGGAGTTTCGAAAAAAGATTTTTGGCCTGACGATCAGCCCTGAGCGGCTGTCCGAGATCCGCACCGAACGCCGGCCCGACTCACGCTACGCCAGCCTGCAGAACTGCCGCCACGAAGTGGCCGAAGCCGAGGCCATGATGCGCCGCGCGGGCATCCGCTGGCTGTCCACCACCACCAAATCCATCGAAGAAATCGCCACCACCATCCTGCAGGAGCTGCAGCCGGACCGGCTGGTGTATTGA
- a CDS encoding winged helix-turn-helix transcriptional regulator, giving the protein MSSKENAAINQLFERLECRYALRVLWALRDGHPQTFRLLQDSVGGITPNTLNTRIKELREAGFVDHGSDGYTVTPSGSDLLKRLSDVQAFATRWVAGRAKK; this is encoded by the coding sequence ATGAGCTCCAAAGAAAATGCCGCCATCAACCAGCTGTTTGAACGGCTCGAATGCCGTTACGCACTGCGCGTGCTCTGGGCCCTGCGCGATGGCCATCCCCAGACCTTCCGGCTGCTGCAAGACAGCGTCGGCGGCATCACACCCAACACGCTGAACACCCGCATCAAGGAATTGCGCGAGGCCGGCTTTGTCGACCATGGCAGTGACGGCTACACCGTCACCCCCTCGGGCTCCGACCTGCTCAAGCGCCTGAGCGACGTGCAAGCTTTCGCCACACGCTGGGTGGCTGGCCGCGCCAAGAAATAA
- a CDS encoding FKBP-type peptidyl-prolyl cis-trans isomerase: MALTTTASGLQYEDTNVGDGAEATKGSQVTVHYTGWLYNNGEQGAKFDSSHDRNDPFAFSLGAGMVIKGWDEGVQGMKIGGQRTLIIPAALGYGARGAGGVIPPNATLKFDVELLGVR; this comes from the coding sequence ATGGCATTGACCACCACCGCATCCGGCCTGCAATACGAAGACACCAACGTGGGCGATGGCGCTGAAGCCACCAAGGGCAGCCAGGTAACGGTGCATTACACCGGCTGGCTCTACAACAACGGCGAACAAGGCGCCAAGTTCGACTCCAGCCACGATCGCAACGACCCCTTCGCTTTCTCGCTGGGCGCTGGCATGGTCATCAAGGGCTGGGACGAAGGTGTGCAAGGCATGAAGATCGGCGGCCAGCGCACCCTGATCATCCCGGCGGCATTGGGCTATGGCGCGCGCGGCGCCGGTGGCGTGATTCCCCCGAACGCCACGCTGAAGTTCGATGTGGAATTGCTGGGCGTGCGCTGA
- a CDS encoding VC_2705 family sodium/solute symporter, producing the protein MAEPGAAGHGTDDQAYLWRLHRIFALYVVGVVAFLALMAWAEQQGLSRHWIGPIFLFLTVMVYAGIGVYGRTTDPEEYYVAGRRIPPMYNGMAAAADWMSAASFISLSGALYLQGFSGARGQAGGLAYLLGWTGGFCLVAMLIAPHLRAMGLYTVPDFFHVRFGGRWPRIIAALAAVLCSFTYVVAQIYGVGLIASRLTGVQFEIGIMLGLGGVLLCSFLGGMRAITWTQVAQYVVLLLAFLIPVSWLAYKQLGNPLAPLVYGTQLSKIADLEEHLLDSPAEHQVVGAYLRRAQDYEARLQDVEGALEREREKGRERVRTLRAQNADVGLIVSASRELVALPRDAASARERWTREMRENYERAKPLGGLPLHSQAFAGNPDGTPHERQEYELTRRNFLALMFCLMVGTAGLPHLLTRYYTAPSVAAARSSVAWSLFFIALLYLSAPALAVLVKFEVMQNLVGSSFENLPHWMAQWARVDASLLSVEDVNGDGLVQFGEIRLGADLIMLATPELGGLPYVVSGLVAAGGLAAALSTADGLLLTISNALVRDLYYRGGPREASPEQRVILTKFTLLAVALAAAFVAALKPAEILPLVSASFSLAASAFVPVMVLGIFWRGTTRQGAVAGMLAGLGVAVYYMLSHTPVLRAWAGWLLADGLWFGIQPISAGVFGVPVGLIVAAVVSRITRPAPALPRVRSEM; encoded by the coding sequence ATGGCTGAGCCCGGGGCTGCTGGCCACGGAACGGATGACCAGGCCTACCTTTGGCGCCTGCACCGCATCTTTGCCCTTTATGTGGTGGGGGTGGTGGCGTTTCTGGCACTGATGGCCTGGGCCGAGCAGCAGGGGCTGTCGCGGCACTGGATCGGCCCGATCTTTCTGTTTCTCACGGTGATGGTCTATGCCGGTATCGGTGTGTATGGCCGCACCACCGATCCTGAAGAGTATTACGTGGCGGGGCGCCGCATTCCGCCCATGTACAACGGCATGGCGGCGGCAGCCGACTGGATGAGCGCGGCCTCGTTCATCAGCCTGTCGGGTGCGCTGTATCTGCAGGGTTTTTCTGGCGCCCGTGGGCAGGCCGGCGGGCTGGCCTACCTGCTGGGCTGGACCGGCGGCTTTTGCCTCGTGGCGATGCTGATCGCCCCGCATCTGCGTGCCATGGGTCTCTACACGGTGCCAGACTTCTTTCATGTGCGCTTTGGCGGACGCTGGCCGCGCATCATTGCCGCGCTGGCGGCGGTGCTGTGCTCCTTCACCTATGTGGTGGCCCAGATCTATGGCGTGGGCCTGATTGCGTCCCGTCTGACCGGTGTGCAGTTCGAGATCGGCATCATGCTGGGGCTGGGCGGCGTGCTGCTGTGCTCGTTCCTCGGGGGCATGCGCGCGATCACCTGGACGCAGGTGGCGCAGTATGTGGTGCTGCTGCTGGCGTTTCTGATTCCGGTGTCGTGGCTGGCCTACAAACAGCTGGGCAATCCGCTGGCGCCCCTGGTTTATGGCACGCAACTGAGCAAAATTGCCGATCTGGAAGAGCATTTGCTCGATTCGCCGGCAGAGCACCAGGTGGTGGGGGCCTACCTGCGGCGCGCTCAGGACTATGAGGCGCGCCTGCAGGACGTGGAAGGCGCACTCGAACGCGAGCGCGAGAAGGGGCGCGAACGCGTCCGCACTCTGCGCGCCCAGAATGCCGATGTGGGCCTCATCGTTTCCGCCAGCCGCGAGCTGGTTGCGCTGCCCAGGGATGCGGCATCCGCACGCGAGCGCTGGACGCGCGAAATGCGCGAGAACTACGAACGAGCCAAGCCCCTGGGCGGCCTGCCGCTGCACAGCCAGGCCTTCGCAGGCAACCCTGACGGCACGCCCCATGAGCGGCAGGAGTACGAGCTGACGCGGCGCAATTTTCTGGCGCTCATGTTCTGCCTGATGGTGGGCACGGCGGGGCTGCCGCATCTGCTGACCCGTTACTACACCGCACCCTCGGTGGCTGCGGCGCGGTCTTCGGTGGCGTGGTCGCTGTTTTTCATCGCCTTGCTGTACCTCAGCGCGCCGGCGCTGGCGGTGCTGGTGAAGTTCGAGGTCATGCAGAACCTGGTGGGCAGCAGTTTCGAGAACCTGCCCCACTGGATGGCCCAATGGGCCCGGGTGGACGCCTCGCTGCTGTCGGTGGAGGATGTGAATGGCGACGGCCTGGTGCAGTTTGGCGAGATCCGCTTGGGCGCCGACCTCATCATGCTGGCCACGCCAGAGCTGGGGGGCTTGCCTTACGTGGTCTCGGGACTGGTGGCCGCGGGCGGGCTGGCGGCGGCGTTGTCCACGGCCGACGGGCTGCTGCTGACCATCAGCAATGCGCTGGTGCGCGACCTCTATTACCGCGGTGGTCCGCGGGAGGCGTCGCCCGAGCAGCGCGTGATTCTGACCAAGTTCACCTTGCTGGCCGTGGCGCTGGCGGCGGCATTCGTGGCCGCGCTCAAGCCGGCCGAGATTTTGCCGCTGGTGTCGGCGTCGTTTTCCCTCGCCGCGTCGGCCTTTGTGCCGGTGATGGTGCTGGGCATTTTCTGGCGCGGCACCACGCGCCAGGGGGCCGTGGCGGGCATGCTGGCGGGGCTGGGCGTTGCGGTGTACTACATGCTTTCCCATACGCCGGTCTTGCGCGCCTGGGCGGGCTGGCTGCTGGCGGATGGCCTGTGGTTCGGCATTCAGCCCATTTCTGCAGGGGTGTTCGGAGTGCCGGTGGGGCTGATCGTGGCCGCCGTGGTGAGCCGCATCACCCGGCCGGCGCCCGCGCTGCCCCGGGTGCGCTCCGAGATGTGA
- a CDS encoding DUF4212 domain-containing protein → MRPLTKNHEPELAGPFPPDLHDVRHLWLKAGLLLVWALVSFVAMFFARDLQAFVVAGWPLGYWIAAQGAMLMFIAIVVAYCWAMNRFERQDAARATAALATAQAQPHG, encoded by the coding sequence ATGCGGCCCCTGACAAAAAACCACGAGCCCGAACTGGCGGGCCCCTTCCCGCCCGACCTGCACGATGTGCGCCACCTCTGGCTCAAGGCGGGGCTACTGCTGGTGTGGGCGCTGGTGTCTTTTGTGGCCATGTTCTTTGCCCGCGATCTGCAAGCGTTCGTCGTGGCGGGCTGGCCCCTGGGTTACTGGATCGCCGCCCAGGGAGCCATGTTGATGTTCATTGCCATCGTGGTGGCCTACTGCTGGGCCATGAACCGGTTTGAACGCCAGGATGCCGCACGGGCGACTGCTGCGCTGGCCACCGCACAGGCCCAACCCCATGGCTGA
- a CDS encoding NYN domain-containing protein — protein sequence MANSDAPRLAVLIDADNASATVAKELLEEVAKYGTATVKRAFGDWTTQNLVGWKACLHRHAIQPVQQFSYTTGKNSTDSAFIIDAMDLLYGGNVDGFCLVSSDSDFTRLATRLREAGKTVFGLGERKTPEPFIAACDKFIFFEVLKKPTGAAAPALQLPDVPDLKELLSHAIRETARESGWSRLATVGSLIGKTHSSFDPRNYGFKKLNELVRAQPFVEVADTADSTGFVHVEVRLK from the coding sequence TTGGCGAATTCAGATGCTCCACGGCTAGCGGTGCTCATTGACGCCGACAACGCTTCTGCGACCGTGGCGAAGGAGTTGCTAGAGGAAGTGGCGAAGTACGGGACGGCCACTGTGAAGCGAGCTTTCGGCGACTGGACCACTCAGAATTTGGTGGGGTGGAAAGCATGCCTTCATCGCCATGCGATCCAGCCTGTGCAGCAGTTTTCTTACACCACTGGCAAGAACTCGACGGACTCGGCATTCATCATCGACGCGATGGATTTGTTGTATGGAGGAAATGTGGATGGGTTTTGCTTGGTTTCGAGCGACAGTGATTTCACGAGGCTAGCGACTCGGTTGCGCGAGGCCGGTAAGACGGTTTTCGGTCTTGGTGAACGAAAAACACCAGAGCCATTCATTGCAGCATGCGACAAGTTCATATTCTTTGAGGTTCTGAAGAAGCCGACAGGCGCTGCAGCGCCCGCACTGCAGTTACCAGATGTGCCTGACTTGAAGGAGCTACTTTCGCATGCGATCCGCGAGACCGCTCGAGAGAGCGGGTGGTCGCGCCTGGCCACGGTAGGTAGTCTGATTGGCAAAACACACAGTTCGTTTGATCCTCGGAACTATGGGTTCAAGAAACTCAATGAGCTTGTACGCGCTCAGCCGTTTGTTGAGGTAGCCGACACGGCGGACTCCACAGGCTTCGTCCACGTCGAGGTGCGGTTGAAGTAG
- a CDS encoding hydroxymethylglutaryl-CoA lyase translates to MSHAPSSPPPLVRGPSRAVVREVGLRDGLQSIATALPTERKLEWIDAAYAAGQREIEVGSFVPARLLPQLADTAEVLAHAKTLPGLFASVLVPNFKGAERALECGADLMIVPLSASHAHSLANLRKTPDEVVAEVARIRAQRDALGRKTLIEGGVGTAFGCTLQGEVAESEVLRLMQALLDAGADRVSLADTVGYADPASVQSLFEKARALVGECLWCAHFHDTRGMGLANAYAAWQTGIERFDACLAGIGGCPHAPGASGNVAIEDLVFMLERMGVHTGLDVPALLALRQRVAGWLAGETLHGTLWQAGLPKPQAAAAACVPAGVAAWPL, encoded by the coding sequence GTGAGCCACGCCCCGTCATCCCCCCCGCCATTGGTTCGCGGCCCCTCGCGGGCTGTTGTCCGCGAGGTCGGTTTGCGCGACGGCTTGCAGAGCATTGCCACCGCGCTGCCCACCGAGCGCAAACTGGAATGGATCGATGCGGCCTACGCCGCTGGCCAGCGCGAGATCGAGGTGGGCTCGTTCGTGCCCGCGCGTCTGCTGCCGCAGCTGGCCGACACCGCCGAGGTGCTGGCCCATGCGAAAACCCTGCCTGGGTTGTTCGCCTCGGTGCTGGTGCCCAACTTCAAGGGCGCCGAGCGGGCGTTGGAGTGCGGGGCCGACTTGATGATCGTGCCGCTGTCGGCCAGCCACGCCCACAGCCTGGCCAACTTGCGCAAGACGCCCGACGAGGTAGTGGCCGAGGTGGCGCGCATCCGTGCCCAGCGCGACGCCTTGGGTCGCAAGACCCTGATCGAGGGCGGTGTGGGCACGGCCTTTGGCTGCACGCTGCAAGGCGAAGTGGCCGAGAGCGAGGTGCTGCGCCTGATGCAGGCCTTGCTCGACGCCGGCGCCGACCGCGTGAGCCTGGCTGACACCGTGGGTTATGCCGACCCGGCCAGCGTGCAGAGCCTGTTTGAAAAAGCCCGCGCCCTGGTGGGTGAGTGCCTGTGGTGCGCCCACTTTCACGACACCCGTGGCATGGGGCTGGCCAATGCCTATGCGGCCTGGCAGACCGGCATCGAGCGCTTCGATGCCTGTCTGGCCGGCATTGGCGGCTGCCCGCATGCCCCCGGCGCCAGTGGCAACGTGGCTATCGAAGACCTGGTCTTCATGCTCGAACGCATGGGCGTCCACACCGGCCTTGATGTGCCCGCGCTGCTGGCCCTGCGCCAGCGCGTGGCCGGCTGGCTGGCCGGTGAAACCCTGCATGGCACGCTGTGGCAGGCCGGCTTGCCCAAACCGCAGGCGGCCGCTGCTGCCTGTGTGCCCGCTGGCGTGGCAGCTTGGCCCCTCTGA
- a CDS encoding CaiB/BaiF CoA transferase family protein: protein MTSAPASFAPDSSATPDPASRPLPLAGLRVVEFTHMVMGPTCGMVLADLGAEVIKVEPVDGDRTRHLLGAGAGFFPMFNRNKKSIALDLRSPDGLEVARRLAASADVVAQNFKPGVMGKYGLDYAALSPLNPRLIYVNHTGFLPGPYEHRTALDEVVQMMGGLAYMTGRPGDPLRAGTSVNDIMGGMFGAIGAMAALMQRGITGRGQEVDSALFENNVFLVGQHMMQFAVTGQPAAPMPDRISSWALYDVFSVKDGEQIFLAAVSDAQWITFCDAMGYADLKADPLLATNNDRVRARATMLPELRQRLARHSAAELAAIFEKNGLPFAPILRPEQLFDDPHLNATGGLADITLPDGERAGQTARTTLFPLRMDGQRLGVRLQPPVLGQHTAELMEQLGYSLEQVQALQAQGAVA, encoded by the coding sequence ATGACTTCTGCCCCTGCTTCTTTTGCCCCCGATTCTTCTGCCACCCCCGATCCCGCATCGCGCCCCTTGCCCCTGGCGGGCTTGCGCGTGGTCGAGTTCACCCACATGGTCATGGGCCCTACCTGCGGCATGGTGCTGGCCGATCTGGGGGCCGAAGTCATCAAGGTCGAACCGGTGGATGGCGACCGCACGCGCCACCTGCTGGGCGCAGGCGCGGGCTTTTTCCCCATGTTCAACCGCAACAAGAAGAGCATTGCGCTCGACCTGCGCAGCCCCGATGGGCTGGAGGTGGCGCGCCGGCTGGCAGCCTCGGCCGACGTGGTGGCGCAGAACTTCAAACCCGGCGTGATGGGCAAATACGGCCTCGACTACGCCGCGCTCAGCCCGCTCAATCCGCGCCTGATCTATGTGAACCACACCGGTTTTCTGCCCGGCCCCTACGAGCACCGCACCGCGCTCGACGAGGTGGTGCAGATGATGGGCGGCCTGGCCTACATGACCGGCCGCCCCGGCGACCCGCTGCGCGCGGGCACCAGCGTGAACGACATCATGGGCGGCATGTTTGGCGCCATCGGGGCCATGGCGGCACTGATGCAGCGCGGCATCACCGGGCGCGGGCAAGAGGTGGATTCGGCCCTGTTCGAGAACAACGTGTTTCTGGTGGGCCAGCACATGATGCAGTTCGCCGTCACCGGCCAGCCCGCCGCGCCCATGCCCGACCGCATCTCGTCCTGGGCGCTGTACGACGTGTTCAGTGTGAAGGATGGCGAGCAGATTTTTCTGGCCGCTGTGAGCGATGCGCAGTGGATCACCTTCTGCGATGCCATGGGCTATGCCGACCTCAAGGCCGACCCGCTGCTGGCCACCAACAACGACCGGGTGCGCGCGCGGGCCACGATGCTGCCCGAACTGCGCCAGCGGCTGGCCCGTCACAGCGCTGCCGAGCTGGCCGCTATCTTCGAGAAAAATGGCTTGCCCTTTGCACCCATCCTGCGGCCCGAGCAGCTGTTTGACGACCCGCACCTCAACGCCACCGGCGGCCTGGCCGACATCACGCTGCCCGATGGCGAGCGCGCCGGCCAGACCGCGCGCACCACGCTGTTCCCCTTGCGCATGGATGGCCAGCGGCTGGGTGTGCGGCTGCAGCC